In Sphingobacterium sp. SRCM116780, the genomic stretch CATCGTCAATTGTACCTGTCTTGCCCCAGTATCCTCACCTCCAAAATAGACTGCTGTTGACAGCTGTACTTTGGACAGGTCTTCTGCTAAAAATTTATCTTTAAGCTGCCAGTCCTGGATATAGCTCTTGGACCGAGCGACCAAATAAACATCACGATGTATACCGCTCAACCGAAACATATCTTGATCTTCAATGTAACTCGCATCTGTCCAGCGGTAAACTTCTACGGAAAGTGTGTTTTTTCCAGGTCTCACGTACTTACTGATATTAAATTCGGCATCATTATTTGCTCCTTCACTATAGCCTACCTTTTGTCCGTTCACCCATATATACATGCCACTATATACTCCATCAAAGTGAACAAAAATATTCTTGTCCTTCCAATCAGCAGGAATATCAAATTCCCTTTTGTACGACCCTACTGGGTTGATCTCTGTTTCATTGGTATAACCTTTTTGAGGTAAGATAAAGGGTGGTTCATTGCGAAATGGATAGGTAATATTGGTGTATATAGGTGTGCCGTAACCCTCCATCTCCCAATTGGATGGAACCTGAATTTCTTTCCAAGTAGCCGTTGAATAATTTTCTTCATAGAAATTGACAGGCCGTAAGCTGGGTTCATTCACCCAATTGAATTTCCATAAACCATTTAAACTTTTTACATTGGGAGAATTTGGAAAGACCCAAGGATACTGAAAATAAGGATCTTGCTTTAATAGTCCGCTATTGGGAAATGGAAAGAAGGTAGCATGTCCCTCCTCTTTATTGACCCCGAAAACCTGCTCATTTTCCCATTCTAAGTCACTCTTGGCATGTACTTCTTTTTTTGGCACTCGAGCATCTACTCCGACAAGTTTCCATACCTGATAAGCATTGGGCAACTGACCTATCTGACCACCACTTACCTCTTTACCTTTTACCGCAATTTGTAGCTTATTAACCGGATGACTGATGATAAAACCTCCAGTACCAGTAACCGTCAATTTCCATTGTTGATTGGGATTATTCGCATTGCTTTCCCATTGGATCACATCGACGGTCTGTCCACTCTGTGCACCATTATTGTCTATTCCTTTTCCTAAAAATGGATTTGAAATCGCATAAAATCCATTCGATAACAACGTGAATTTCCAGATTTGACCTTCTTGATTGAGCTTAGGACTTTCAAGTTTTATAAAACTATTGTTATCAGGACTTTGATGATTATCCCAGACAAGTCCCAACGGGCTGATAATCTTATAAAATCTACTGGTGTCCAATTCTTGCCCTTTACTATAAAAAAAAGTATTCAATAGCATAAAGACCACAAAAAGTCTTTGAAGTTTATTTTGCATGATAACTTGATTGAATGATAATATTTAGCAATCAACATATAAATTAGGGTACATATGTACGTGTACCCTGATTTATAAGATAAACACTACTATCTATTTAGGTAAATAATAAAGACTGTTTGTAGATACCAAAGCTATGTAAAGCCGGAGTAGCCTGTCCTTTAGTGATGCGTAAACGGATGTATTTTGCCTCGATAGGTTCAAATCTCACGATCCATTTATGACCAATACTTTGTCTGCCTTTTGTTTCGGAGATCGTCGTCCAACGTTTACCATCTTGCGAATAATCCACTTCCCATCCTGTGGTACGATGCCCCAATTGAATGACTTCCTGTATCATCAGACAGTCAAACTCCTTTTTATCCGACATGGTAAAAGTAATTTCATCTGTAGTCTGTTTATCCTTGGTAGTATAGAAAGTTTCAGTTGAATTATCTAAAAGAGTTGTCTCGACATACTGTCCGCCTCTACCATTTTTGGATTTTATCTGAGCCCCTTTTAATAAATTGTTACCAAAAGTTTCATTGATCCCTTGACGCAATTGTACCACATTGGTGGAATCGATAGGTGATAATTGCCCTCTGCGATCTGGTGGAAGGTTCAGCAGCAATACACTATTACGACCAACTGATTGGCAGTAGATGTCCCACAGCTCTTTTGTTGTTTTCACCATTTTGTCTTCTTCTTGGTGATAGAACCAACTCGGTCTTATCGAGACATCAGTTTCTGCAGGTATATAAGCATCTCCATCTAATTCTCCCTGATTAAGATATTTGATATTTGCGGCTTCATCACGGATACTTGCTGAATCGATCGTTGACCAGCATGGATCTCCTGCAAAACCGGACTCATTTCCGACCCATCGTACATCTGCAAATCGATAAGAATTTTTCGTACCAAAGATTACACAATTGGGCTGTAGTTCGTGTACGATCTTTGACCAACTGCTGTATACAGGAGTAGTCAGTTCATCTGCTCCTGCACCGTCCCACCAGGTTTCCCAAATTGGTCCATAATTGCCCATCAGTTCGCGCAATTGATTGCCATAATACTGTTTATATTTTGCGATGGAATATTCTGGATGTAAATGCTCATGTCGATCGTGTGGCCCTAAATAAACACTTGCTTTTAAGCCATTTCGGCTAAACGCCTCTGTAAATTCCTTAACGACATCGCCCTTCCCATTCTTCCAAGGACTGTTTTTCACATTATAATCGGTATATGCACTTGGCCATAAACAGAAACCATCGGCATGTTTTGCCGTTAAGATCCCATTTGGAATACCAGCTGCTTTTAGTGTTTTTGCCCACTGATCTATATTTAAATCTGTCGGATTAAATAATGATGTACTCGCTTTTCCATCTCCTTCATTGACAAACTCTTCATAAGTATTTAAACCAAAATGAAAGAAAGCGATGATCTCTTGGTTATACCACTCCACTTGTCTGGCATTAGGGGTCAACCCATAAGGTATAATATCTTGCGCTAAACAGTTGTTTTGCTTAAAAAGCATAAATGTTAAAGGAATTAAAAATAGTTTCTTCATATAAGGTCTGATATGTATTTAGTTATAAACTACTATAATAAACAAGTTGGATGAATATAAAAATAATCATATTACCATCCTGGGTTTTGGTTCAATTTGTCATTCAGTGTCAACTGATCGATAGGCAGCGGTCTGAGATAAAGCTTATCATTCCACTTCCGCACGTTGAGCTTTGGATAAACAAGCAATAGTCCATCGGCACTCAATTCTTTATTGAAATTAGGATATTGCTTTGCTAGCGCCGTTGTTACATGAAGTCCCTGTATAGTTTTTGGATTTTCAATTAGTTTTCCACCTTTCCAACGAACGATATCATCCCATCTGAAACCTTCTCCTACTAACTCTACGGCACGTTCTCTACGGATTTCATGAAGCAGTGGACTTAAATTGTATCCGTAATTCGGCCAGTTTGCATCCTGAAACCCTACACTTTCAACCAAATGCGCCATTGCAACACGATCTCTCAGTTTATTGATACTTTGATCCAAGACCGATTGGGTACAAGTGCCCAACTCGGCATTTGCTTCTGCATAATTAAGCAGCACTTCGGCATAACGGAAGATAAAAACATCTAATGTAGACATCCCTATATTCCATTGTACGGGATCCGGCGAATGATATTTCATCACATAATAACCCGTGGTACAATATTGCGGATCGATCATCGGTAACGGTCGATACTGCGTAGATCCATCTGCTAGGTTTTTGAAAGGCAACTGGGGATTATCAACAGTCTGCAATAGACGTGGGTCTCTATTCTGAAGTTCGGTAGTAGGCAATTGGTCACCCTGATATAACTTACTTACCGAAATAGGTCGACCGTCGGTACATAAATAACTTTCCACCGCAGCCTTACTCAATCCCGTTCCACTTTCTTCCAGTTGACGGGTATTGTTATGCATCAGCAGTTCTGACACATAAGTTCTGGCAAGAATAGTTTCTGTATTTTTACTTAAATCTTCCTGAAGGAACAAATTGGTATAATCAGTTCCTGCTTGACCTGTACTCCAAATTGCATAATTATTGGAATCCATGATCTGCTTTGCTGCTGCTATGGATGTCTGAAGTAATGCCGTTGCACCCGACATATTTCTATATTTACGATAAGTCCCTTCGAAAAGACAGATGCGAGATTTGAATGCCATTGCGGCATAGCGATGAAGCTCTCCTACTTTAACCTCATTTTGTTCAGGTAATTTGGCTATAGCATAATCAAGATCGGCGATAATCGAATCCATAACGATTTCACGAGATGTTCTTGGTGCAAACAATTCATCAGCATTAACCTGTAGATCTGTGCCCAACCAAGGTAAATCACCAAAATTTTTCAGTTTATTGAAGTATTCCCAAGCCCGAAAAAAGCGAACCAGAGCTACACTTTTAGCGATACGTGTTTCACTTCCCTTAACACGGGTATAGTTACGTAGAAAATAATTGCAGGCTCGAATATTTTCCCAGTCTCCCGATGACCACCCCCCACCTGAAGTAGGTGTAACATCATAGCCAAACAGATATGAATTGGGCGAATTGCTAACATACCAATCCGATTGATTATCTGCACCTGGTCCATTTGCACCTGGAAGGATATCATAAAAACGGGAGGCATACAGCTCAAGATCCTGTTCACTTTTCCAAAAAGAAGGATCCGAAAGGGCATCTTCAGGATACAGGTTCAATTCGTTTTTACAAGACGAGTATCCTAATACTACGCCTAATATGAAGATATAATATTGTATTTTCATAACACTAAGATTAAAGGGTTAAATTGACACCAAATGAAATAGACTTGTACAACGGGTAAGCGCCTACATTAATCGTTTCTGGATCATAAAGTTTTAATAAACTCGTCACCGTAACCAGATTTTCTCCTGTCACATAAAATCTCACACGATCTATTTTCACTTTAGAAAGAATATGCTGCGGCAGTGAATAACCTATACTGACAGATTTTAGTCTGCCATAAGCTGCATTTTGGAGATATCGTGTCTGTGTTTTTCGATTTCCAGTTACGTTATCATAGGTCGACCGCGGGAAATAAGCATCTTTATTATCCTCACGCCACGAATCTAGACTATGTTGGAATGGAACATGCCATTCATTACCAAAACCCCAGAACTGATTGCCTCCTGGCATGATATTTCGTTTTCCTATACCTTGAATAAAAAAGTCAAAATCAATATTCTTCCATTTTAAATCTCCACGGAATCCGAAAGAATAACGCGGTTCACTATTACCAATAATCTTCAGATCACCATGATCTGCTAATGTTCCCTTTCCTTCCGAGATTTCTCCATCACCATTCAGATCTTTATATTTGACATCTCCAGGATTCCAAGTGCCACCAAAGACCTTCGATTGATTGGCATGTTGTGTTATTTCTTCTACGCTCTGAAATAGTCCCTCTGTCTCATATCCCCAGATCTCACCCCAAACTTTTCCAGCATAATGTGTAGAAATCTGTCCTTGTGGATTATTGAAACGGGTTATCGTACCCTTATTGTCCGAAAGAATAGCATGGAGACCATATGATAGGTCTCCTTTATGATCCTGCCAACCTAAGTTCAGCTCCCACCCTGTAGTCTTAAGATCTGCTGAATTTTCCTGTGGAACAGCAGTACCTAGAATAGCTGGCAATGGGGTTCCTGAAGTCACCATATTCAACGTGTTGCGTCGGTACCAGTCAAATGTTCCGGTCAGTCTATTATTGAACATAGACCAATCCAACCCAAAATCTAACTGTCTAACAGTTTCCCAGGTTAAAAATGGGCTCACTAATCCTGGCGGGTTTACACTGGATATTTGTTTACCGTCAATTATATAACCCATCTCAGCATTGGTCGACATAGTCGGTATATAAGGGTAATCTCCACCTACACTTTGATTACCAAGTTGCCCATAAGAGGCTCGGAATTTCAATTCATTAACATGTTGTTTCAAATCACTAAAAAATGCTTCATTAGAAATCCGCCATGCTCCAGATACAGATGGGAAAAATGCAAATCGTTTCACTGATGGAAAACGGGAAGAACCATCATAACGACCATTAACTTCAAGCAAATAACGATCGTCATAATTATAGTTGATTCGCCCAAAATACCCCATCGTCGCATTTGCACGCTCGCCACTATTGTTATATTTTTCACCAATAGCCTGTCCTAGCTGTCCCAGATCATTACTAATTAAACTAACCCGTTTAGCATTGAACCATCGATAGCTTTTCTTTTCAAAATCATAACCTGCCAAAAATTTGAACTGATGTTTTTCTAATTTGTATTCATAATCAGTAAATGCCCTTACATTATGGTAGTAGTTATCATCATTGGTATATTCAACCGAACTGGGACTAGTATGTGGAAATACAGTCACAATATTGGGATTGGCTGTATGCTCTAAAATTTCTTTCCCGTGATATTTTTTATTGATACTATACATGTTGAAGTTATAATCCACATTGATATTCCAACTTTTCAGTGGTTTCAATGTCAATCCACCCCCTATCCACACATCATTTTCTTTATGTCTACGTGTACCTGAAATTTCCTGTATCGCCACCATATTGGTCCAACTACCTTGTCCTGAAAAATTACCATCAGGATGGTAGACAGGCATCAGCGGTCTAAGGTCAGCGCCATAAAACGCAGATTCCATATCATTTGAATTGGTCCCGAAAGGCATATCGCGATAAGCATGATTATAACGTGATTTTAATCTCACCTGCATCCAGTCTTTTAATTCACTTGACAGATTGAGGTTGAGATTATACCGTTTGTAGCTGTCATCATAGTGTTTTAAAAAACCTTCTTGACTAAGCATACCGACCGAACCATAGTAACTTGTCTTATCAGATCTGCCACTGATGGATACCGAATGATTTTGCATCAATGCTGTTTTTTTACGCGTCTCCTGGATCCAGTCGGTATTCCCATTGTATAAATACTTATTCGGATCATTAGGATCTATAAAGACAGGCGCATTGTTTTTCGGATCGGTAAAATAGGCATACACATGGTCCATATAATTCTGATCATAATAATCTGAACCGCCTGAATTACGATTTGTCTCGTTGAGAAAGTTGGCAAACTCCCATGAATTCAAATAGCTCGGAATACGTGTGGGTTGGTTGATCGCCAAATTGGACTGAATGTTAATTTTGGCATTTCCTTCTTTACCTTTTTTTGTTGTGATTAAGATGACGCCATATGCCGCTTGAGTACCGTATATTGATGAAGATGCCGCATCTTTAAGTACAGATACACTTTCTACATCGGCAGGATTAATCAAGTTTGGATCCATCTGTGCGCCGTCGACCAAAATCAAAGGACCTCCTCCATTGATCGAATTCAATCCCCGGATATTAAAACCACTTCCTTTTCCAGGAGCCCCGTTGCCCGTTGATATATTTAAATTACCGATCATACCTTGTAGTCCAGCACCTAAATTCGCTAGTGGACGATCATCCAAAACTTTGGCATCTACAGAGGCAACTGCTCCAGTCAGATTGATTTTTTTCTCTTTGGCATAACCCACCGTCACGATTTCATCAAGTACAGTTGTTTCCGATTCTAGTTGGATCGTCAGTAGATTTATTCCTGAAAAAGGAACAAGCTTCTCTTTATATCCTACTAACCTGATTTTTAATTGTCCTGAACTTTTGGTTGATTGTATTTGAAAAGTACCATCAGCATTACTTTTAGTCGCCGAAGAAGTGCCTTCAAGATAAACCGATACACCTGCTAGTGATTCACCTTTATTCGTGACAATCTTTCCACTGATGGTTATTTTTTGAACATCTTGAACAAAACGTTCATGCGCTTGAACGAAACTAATCGGTAACTGGGCGGTACCTAATGCTAGTGTCAGCATTAAACTAAAATGGCATGTTGATCGTTTATTGTATAGCCATTTCTGTCTAATACACAATTTTTGTTTAATTGGTTTCTGTATCATAATCAGATTGTTTAATTGGTTATTAATTTCCCCTATAAAAAGCTTCAGACCATCTATTCTTATTTTGGATAAAAAGATGAGAAATTTGAATGCAATTCTATAAATCCGAAATTAAA encodes the following:
- a CDS encoding alpha-L-fucosidase, with protein sequence MKKLFLIPLTFMLFKQNNCLAQDIIPYGLTPNARQVEWYNQEIIAFFHFGLNTYEEFVNEGDGKASTSLFNPTDLNIDQWAKTLKAAGIPNGILTAKHADGFCLWPSAYTDYNVKNSPWKNGKGDVVKEFTEAFSRNGLKASVYLGPHDRHEHLHPEYSIAKYKQYYGNQLRELMGNYGPIWETWWDGAGADELTTPVYSSWSKIVHELQPNCVIFGTKNSYRFADVRWVGNESGFAGDPCWSTIDSASIRDEAANIKYLNQGELDGDAYIPAETDVSIRPSWFYHQEEDKMVKTTKELWDIYCQSVGRNSVLLLNLPPDRRGQLSPIDSTNVVQLRQGINETFGNNLLKGAQIKSKNGRGGQYVETTLLDNSTETFYTTKDKQTTDEITFTMSDKKEFDCLMIQEVIQLGHRTTGWEVDYSQDGKRWTTISETKGRQSIGHKWIVRFEPIEAKYIRLRITKGQATPALHSFGIYKQSLLFT
- a CDS encoding RagB/SusD family nutrient uptake outer membrane protein, which translates into the protein MKIQYYIFILGVVLGYSSCKNELNLYPEDALSDPSFWKSEQDLELYASRFYDILPGANGPGADNQSDWYVSNSPNSYLFGYDVTPTSGGGWSSGDWENIRACNYFLRNYTRVKGSETRIAKSVALVRFFRAWEYFNKLKNFGDLPWLGTDLQVNADELFAPRTSREIVMDSIIADLDYAIAKLPEQNEVKVGELHRYAAMAFKSRICLFEGTYRKYRNMSGATALLQTSIAAAKQIMDSNNYAIWSTGQAGTDYTNLFLQEDLSKNTETILARTYVSELLMHNNTRQLEESGTGLSKAAVESYLCTDGRPISVSKLYQGDQLPTTELQNRDPRLLQTVDNPQLPFKNLADGSTQYRPLPMIDPQYCTTGYYVMKYHSPDPVQWNIGMSTLDVFIFRYAEVLLNYAEANAELGTCTQSVLDQSINKLRDRVAMAHLVESVGFQDANWPNYGYNLSPLLHEIRRERAVELVGEGFRWDDIVRWKGGKLIENPKTIQGLHVTTALAKQYPNFNKELSADGLLLVYPKLNVRKWNDKLYLRPLPIDQLTLNDKLNQNPGW
- a CDS encoding SusC/RagA family TonB-linked outer membrane protein; translated protein: MIQKPIKQKLCIRQKWLYNKRSTCHFSLMLTLALGTAQLPISFVQAHERFVQDVQKITISGKIVTNKGESLAGVSVYLEGTSSATKSNADGTFQIQSTKSSGQLKIRLVGYKEKLVPFSGINLLTIQLESETTVLDEIVTVGYAKEKKINLTGAVASVDAKVLDDRPLANLGAGLQGMIGNLNISTGNGAPGKGSGFNIRGLNSINGGGPLILVDGAQMDPNLINPADVESVSVLKDAASSSIYGTQAAYGVILITTKKGKEGNAKINIQSNLAINQPTRIPSYLNSWEFANFLNETNRNSGGSDYYDQNYMDHVYAYFTDPKNNAPVFIDPNDPNKYLYNGNTDWIQETRKKTALMQNHSVSISGRSDKTSYYGSVGMLSQEGFLKHYDDSYKRYNLNLNLSSELKDWMQVRLKSRYNHAYRDMPFGTNSNDMESAFYGADLRPLMPVYHPDGNFSGQGSWTNMVAIQEISGTRRHKENDVWIGGGLTLKPLKSWNINVDYNFNMYSINKKYHGKEILEHTANPNIVTVFPHTSPSSVEYTNDDNYYHNVRAFTDYEYKLEKHQFKFLAGYDFEKKSYRWFNAKRVSLISNDLGQLGQAIGEKYNNSGERANATMGYFGRINYNYDDRYLLEVNGRYDGSSRFPSVKRFAFFPSVSGAWRISNEAFFSDLKQHVNELKFRASYGQLGNQSVGGDYPYIPTMSTNAEMGYIIDGKQISSVNPPGLVSPFLTWETVRQLDFGLDWSMFNNRLTGTFDWYRRNTLNMVTSGTPLPAILGTAVPQENSADLKTTGWELNLGWQDHKGDLSYGLHAILSDNKGTITRFNNPQGQISTHYAGKVWGEIWGYETEGLFQSVEEITQHANQSKVFGGTWNPGDVKYKDLNGDGEISEGKGTLADHGDLKIIGNSEPRYSFGFRGDLKWKNIDFDFFIQGIGKRNIMPGGNQFWGFGNEWHVPFQHSLDSWREDNKDAYFPRSTYDNVTGNRKTQTRYLQNAAYGRLKSVSIGYSLPQHILSKVKIDRVRFYVTGENLVTVTSLLKLYDPETINVGAYPLYKSISFGVNLTL